TCACCCTCTTGAAGATTGGTCAGCAATGCTGCCAAATCTCCCGGTCTTTCAATTGCAGGACCTGAAGTCGTACGAAGATTAACCCCCAACTCATTGGCGATAATGTTAGCAAGAGTAGTTTTACCCAACCCAGGCGGTCCGTACAACAGTACATGATCCAACGCTTCTTTACGCATTTTGGCCGCTTCAATATATACTTTCAGATTTTCCTTAACCTGATTTTGCCCGATATATTCATTTAGATAACGGGGGCGAAGGCTTAGCTCCGCCGTCTGGTCTTCCATCATCAAATTGGCGGAAATAATCCGGTCATCCATATTCCATCGCTCCTCTTTTCACCAGACACTTGTTAACGGACATCCGCGTCCTATCCGGCAAACAACAGTTGCAAAGCCCGCTTCATCAAAATATCGGCAGATTCATCAGGTTTTGCATCTTTCTTCATTCTGCTCCATACCTTATCCAACTCAGTATCAGTATAACCGAGGGCCTTGAGCGCCTCACGGGCCTCGCCCCAATATGAACCTTCGCCTTCTTCTACGACAGGCTCAGCAAACAATCCGGTTGCCATCCCTAACGAGCCAATACCGTCCAGCTTGTCTTTCAAATCCAGAATCATACGTTGTGCCGTCTTTTTACCGATCCCCGGTAACTTGGTGAGAAATGTGATATTCTCCTGATAAATCGCCGTTACCACATGAGCAGGCGTACCGCCTCCTAAAATACCAAGCGCAACACGCGGTCCAATACCAGATACATCAATCAGTTTACGGAATAGCTGCTGCTCCTCACGGGTCGCAAAACCGAACAGTAAAATAGCATCTTCCCTTACATGATGGTGAATATAAATAACCACTGAACCTTCAGTTTTGGCGAACGCGTAAGGATTCGGACAAAATACCCGGTACCCTACACCCTGTACATCTAAAACGACATATTCATTTTCCAAATGGGCCACAGAACCACGCAAGAAATCTATCATTTTCGCAATACCTCATTTAATTTTGAATTTAGTCCATAGGAGTGCGCATGACAAATAGCCACCGCCAAAGCATCCGCTACATCGTCCGGTTTCGGCACAGTTTGAAGCTTTAGAAACATTCTAACCATTTCTTGTACCTGTTTCTTCTCAGCCTTACCATACCCTACAATAGCCTGCTTTACCTGCATCGGCGTGTATTCACCTATAGGCAAATTACGTTGTTTTGCAGCCAGCACCAGCACCCCACGTGCCTGACTTACAGACATAGCGGTTGTAACGTTGCGATTAAAAAAGAGCTTTTCCAGTGCTACCGCATCAGGCTTATATTTATCTATTAATTGCAACATGCCTTCATACACATGAAGCAGCCTTTCTTCTTCCGGTGTATGAGCCTCCGTCTGGATGCAGCCATACTGCACAGGCACCACTTTACTGCCAATCTTGTCTACAAACCCGAAGCCCACAATAGCAATACCCGGATCAATTCCTAGAAAACGCAAAAAAATCTCTCCCCTATCGCTCAATCATGGCGTAACTAATCAATAGCCAGCGTTATCCTGAATATACTCACGGTCAAATACCATATAAAGCGAACATATGTGTCGTTCTTTTCATTATAACAAAACTTTGTATCTAATAGAGGAAAAAATTTAAACATGAGTAAAAACATAAAAAGAGACGCTTCAAGCCTTACCTCATGGGCAAAGCCTAACGTCTCGCAGTTGTAATCAATAGTGCTGTTTTAATACCCTCTGTGTTCGCTCCACGGCAAAGTCACTAAAAGTGGAAATTACACTGTTATACTCATTTATATCCTGTACACGGATTCCCTGCTGAAGTTGTTTATACACCCCTTCTGGCAAGGCCGTCTCCATGGAACCCACATCCAATTGAAAAAAAGTGCGAATTACTTTTTCTCTTTTAGGCAGCCCTTCATACAATGTAAGCTGGCCGTCAGTGCTCAAACCCATGTATCCACGCTCTTTGCATGACTCTGACAAGTCTTCCACCCTGCGTTCCAGCCACACCTCTCCTTTGGTATTAAGTCGTCCCTTCCAATCGGGATGTTGCTTCAGTAAGGTCTCTAGCTGCTGTGAACTTAGCGTTCCCAAGGAAAGTGTTTCCGTACCACATACGTAGGTGGTTAACAGACGGGTCTTCCTGCTTATACCGGAAGCACGAATACTTTGTAATAGTTGCATATGTGAGGAGTGATCTTCAGTTGGACCCAGATGTGAAGCCTCCTCCATGCCCTCCTCTGCCATGACGGTAGTAGCGAGTGGCTGTGACAACATAGCCTGCATATAATTCGATAACAGAATACCCAACCCTGCCAGCAAACAAGCCGCGCCCAAAATGCTACAGGCCCACACTGTTCTTCTCCACTGTTTCCAGCGCCGTTTCATCTGTTTTTTCCAACTTAATCGCTTCACAGTAATCCCTTCCGTCCCACTTTTTGTGTTAGTGTGACCTGGCGATTACTGATTTATACAAAAAGATAATTAATATAACAAAAAAGCCGCTGCTTCCAGCGACTTTCCTTTTGAATCGGGATGACACGATTTGAACATGCGACCCCCTGGTCCCAAACCAGGTGCTCTACCAAGCTGAGCTACATCCCGAAATACATGCCGGTGAGAGGACTCGAACCTCCACGGTTTCCCTCACGATTTTGAGTCGCGCGCGTCTGCCAATTCCGCCACACCGGCTTATGAAGTTAATGGCGCGCCCTGAGAGATTCGAACTCCCGGCCTTTTGATTCGTAGTCAAACGCTCTATCCAGCTGAGCTAAGGGCGCAAATATGGAGCGGACGACGGGAATCGAACCCGCGACCCTCGCCTTGGCAAGGCGATGCTCTACCGCTGAGCCACGTCCGCAATATCATTATATCCATGACATATAAGTGCATGAATGGTGAGCCATGAAGGACTCGAACCTTCGACACCCTGATTAAAAGTCAGGTGCTCTACCAACTGAGCTAATGGCTCCCAACAGGGTAACATAACTTTGTGAAAATGGCGGAACTGACGGGATTCGAACCCGCGATCTCCTGCGTGACAGGCAGGCATGTTAGGCCTCTACACCACAGTTCCATAGCAGTTTACATTCAAAAGTTAATTGGTTGCGGGGGCAGGATTTGAACCTGCGACCTTCGGGTTATGAGCCCGACGAGCTACCGAACTGCTCCACCCCGCGATAATATTAGGGACTGCTATTTAAATAAATGGTGGAGGCTGAGGGGCTCGAACCCCCGACCCTCTGCTTGTAAGGCAGATGCTCTCCCAGCTGAGCTAAGCCTCCATACTACTTATGACCCGTAGGGGATTCGAACCCCTGTTACCTCCGTGAAAGGGAGGTGTCTTAACCCCTTGACCAACGGGCCATACAATAAAATAATTATGGCGGAGAGAGAGGGATTCGAACCCTCGAGACGCTTTTGGCGCCTACACGATTTCCAATCGTGCTCCTTCGGCCAACTCGGACACCTCTCCATATGGCTCCCCGAACAGGACTCGAACCTGTGACAACTCGATTAACAGTCGAGTGCTCTACCAACTGAGCTATCAGGGAATAATAATCATAAAGCTCTGCTTGGCGACGTCCTACTCTCCCAGGACCCTGCGGTCCAAGTACCATCGGCGCTGGAGGGCTTAACGGTCGTGTTCGGGATGGGTACGTGTGGAACCCCTCCGCTATCGCCACCAAACATGAATTTGCTACGCAAATTCTTCCGTACGGCTATTCAGTTCATCACTTATCGTGTGAATGAATAGCCATGCGCTTGTTGTATGTCACTTGTACATACCTTCAAGGTTACACCCTGAAAACTGGATCCGAAACTTATTGCGTTTTATCTTAGGATAAGCCCTCGACCGATTAGTATTGGTCAGCTCCATGCATTACTGCACTTCCACCCCCAACCTATCTACCTCGTCGTCTTCAAGGGGTCTTACATACTGGGAAATCTCATCTTGAGGGGGGCTTCACGCTTAGATGCTTTCAGCGCTTATCCCTTCCGTACATAGCTACCCAGCGGTGCTCCTGGCGGAACAACTGGTACACCAGCGGTACGTCCATCCCGGTCCTCTCGTACTAAGGACAGCTCCTCTCAAATTTCCTACGCCCACGACAGATAGGGACCGAACTGTCTCACGACGTTCTGAACCCAGCTCGCGTACCGCTTTAATGGGCGAACAGCCCAACCCTTGGGACCTACTTCAGCCCCAGGATGCGATGAGCCGACATCGAGGTGCCAAACCTCCCCGTCGATGTGGACTCTTGGGGGAGATAAGCCTGTTATCCCCAGGGTAGCTTTTATCCGTTGAGCGATGGCCCTTCCATGCGGTACCACCGGATCACTAAGCCCGACTTTCGTCCCTGCTCGACTTGTAGGTCTCGCAGTCAAGCTCCCTTCTGCCTTTGCACTCTTCGAATGATTTCCAACCATTCTGAGGGAACCTTGGGGCGCCTCCGTTACTCTTTAGGAGGCGACCGCCCCAGTCAAACTGCCCACCTGACACTGTCCTCGCACCGGATTACGGTACCAAGTTAGAACCTAGATACGATCAGGGTGGTATCCCAAGGATGCCTCCCCTCAAGCTGGCGCTCAAGGCTCAACGGCTCCCACCTATCCTGTACAGATCGTACCCAAATTCAATATCAAGCTGCAGTAAAGCTCCATGGGGTCTTTCCGTCTTGTCGCGGGTAACCTGCATCTTCACAGGTATTAAAATTTCACCGGATCTCTCGTTGAGACAGCGCCCAAGTCGTTACGCCATTCGTGCGGGTCAGAATTTACCTGACAAGGAATTTCGCTACCTTAGGACCGTTATAGTTACGGCCGCCGTTTACTGGGGCTTCGGTTCATAGCTTCGCCCCGAAGGGCTTACCACTCCCCTTAACCTTCCAGCACCGGGCAGGCGTCAGCCCGTATACTTCGCCTTGCGGCTTCGCACAGACCTGTGTTTTTGCTAAACAGTCGCTTGGGCCTTTTCACTGCGGCCCCCTCGGGCTATTCACCCTACCGAGGCACCCCTTCTCCCGAAGTTACGGGGTCATTTTGCCGAGTTCCTTAACGAGAGTTCTTCCGCGCGCCTTAGAATTCTCTTCTCGCCTACCTGTGTCGGTTTGCGGTACGGGCACCTTCTCCTGGCTAGAGGCTTTTCTTGGCAGTCTGAGATCATGACCTTCGCTACTATAATTTTCGCTCCCCATCACAGCCCAGCCTTAACGATGTGCGGATTTGCCTACACACCAGCCTCACTGCTTAGACGGACATCCATCAGTCCGCGTCACTACCCTACTGCGTCACCCCATCGCTCATAGCGGATTACGGTGGTACAGGAATTTCGACCTGTTGTCCTTCGACTACGCCTATCGGCCTCGCCTTAGGTCCCGACTTACCCTGAGCGGACGAACCTTCCTCAGGAACCCTTAGGCTTTCGGCGGATCTGATTCTCACAGATCTTTTCGTTACTCATACCGGCATTCTCACTTGAATGCAGTCCAGCGCTCCTTACGGTACACCTTCAACCCGCATTCAACGCTCCCCTACCCCTGATGCAAAGCATCAAGCCATAGCTTCGGTGGTGTGTTTAGCCCCGTTACATTTTCGGCGCAGAGTCACTCGACCAGTGAGCTATTACGCACTCTTTCAATGGTGGCTGCTTCTAAGCCAACATCCTGGTTGTCTGTGCAACTCCACATCCTTTCCCACTTAACACACACTTGGGGACCTTAGCTGATGATCTGGGCTGTTTCCCTTTCGACAATGGATCTTAGCACTCACTGTCTGACTCCCGGAACTAAATCTATGGCATTCGGAGTTTGACTGAGCTTGGTAACCCTTGCGGGCCCCGCACCCAATCAGTGCTCTACCTCCACGATTCTTTTTTCCGAGGCTAGCCCTAAAGCTATTTCGGGGAGAACCAGCTATCTCCGGGTTCGATTGGAATTTCTCCGCTACCCCCACCTCATCCCCGCATTTTTCAACATGCGTGGGTTCGGGCCTCCAGTGCGTGTTACCGCACCTTCACCCTGGACAGGGGTAGATCACCCGGTTTCGGGTCTACGTCCACGTACTCATTCGCCCTATTCAGACTCGCTTTCGCTGCGGCTTCAGCTCTTCACCTTAACCTTGCACGTGAACGTAACTCGCCGGTTCATTCTACAAAAGGCACGCCATCACCCATAAATAGGGCTCTGACTTCTTGTAAGCACACGGTTTCAGGATCTATTTCACTCCCCTTCCGGGGTGCTTTTCACCTTTCCCTCACGGTACTGCTTCACTATCGGTCGCCAGGGAGTATTTAGCCTTGGCAGATGGTCCTGCCGGATTCATACGGGGTTTCACGTGCCCCGCACTACTCGGGATCCGTCTCGGAGAGAACAAGTTTTGAATTACAGGGCTTTTACCTTCTCTGGCGGGCCTTTCCAGACCTCTTCATCTAACCGGTTCCTTTGTAACTCCATGTGAGACGTCCCACAACCCCAAGGAGCAAGCTCCTTGGTTTGGGCTAATCCGCGTTCGCTCGCCGCTACTGACGGAATCACTATTGTTTTCTCTTCCTCAGGGTACTTAGATGTTTCAGTTCCCCTGGTCTGCCTCTATTCTGCCTATGTATTCAGCAGAAAGTGACTGTCGATGAAGACAGCCGGGTTTCCCCATTCGGACATCCCCGGATCAAAGCTTGCTTACAGCTCCCCGAGGCCTTATCGTTGTTCGCCACGTCCTTCGTCGGCTCCTGGCGCCTAGGCATCCTCCGTGTGCTCTTTGTAGCTTAACCTTGACTTTTCTTTGATAAAAGAAAATGTCGATGTTCGATAAAGAATGATTTTTGCCAAAGGCAAAAGATCTTTCCTTACCTGCTACCTTTATTTCACTTGTTTACACAAGATCAGCTTAAAGGAATATTCTAAAACGCAATTTCGTTTCGGTATCCAGTTTTCAAGGTGCAATTCGCTTCATCGAAGCGAAACCCGATGAATATTTCGGTTCCACACGGATGTGTGAATGAAGTATTCGTCGAAGCTTGAGAGTTTGAACTCTCAAAACTGAGCAACGAGTGAGTAAGTTCAGGATATTCATTTCATTCACACGAATGTGATGAACCGAATTGAATATCCGGTCGCAGGTACGTTATACCTGCTAATTTGAATGTTTCCATCGCAGGAAACGATTCTCCATAGAAAGGAGGTGATCCAGCCGCACCTTCCGATACGGCTACCTTGTTACGACTTCACCCCAATCATCTACCCCACCTTCGGCGGCTGGCTCCCTTGCGGGTTACCCCACCGACTTCGGGTGTTGTAAACTCTCGTGGTGTGACGGGCGGTGTGTACAAGACCCGGGAACGTATTCACCGCGGCATGCTGATCCGCGATTACTAGCAATTCCGACTTCATGTAGGCGAGTTGCAGCCTACAATCCGAACTGAGACCGGCTTTTCTAGGATTGGCTCCACCTCGCGGCTTCGCTTCCCGTTGTACC
The Paenibacillus peoriae DNA segment above includes these coding regions:
- a CDS encoding BofC C-terminal domain-containing protein; the encoded protein is MKRLSWKKQMKRRWKQWRRTVWACSILGAACLLAGLGILLSNYMQAMLSQPLATTVMAEEGMEEASHLGPTEDHSSHMQLLQSIRASGISRKTRLLTTYVCGTETLSLGTLSSQQLETLLKQHPDWKGRLNTKGEVWLERRVEDLSESCKERGYMGLSTDGQLTLYEGLPKREKVIRTFFQLDVGSMETALPEGVYKQLQQGIRVQDINEYNSVISTFSDFAVERTQRVLKQHY
- the ruvC gene encoding crossover junction endodeoxyribonuclease RuvC; amino-acid sequence: MRFLGIDPGIAIVGFGFVDKIGSKVVPVQYGCIQTEAHTPEEERLLHVYEGMLQLIDKYKPDAVALEKLFFNRNVTTAMSVSQARGVLVLAAKQRNLPIGEYTPMQVKQAIVGYGKAEKKQVQEMVRMFLKLQTVPKPDDVADALAVAICHAHSYGLNSKLNEVLRK
- the ruvA gene encoding Holliday junction branch migration protein RuvA gives rise to the protein MIDFLRGSVAHLENEYVVLDVQGVGYRVFCPNPYAFAKTEGSVVIYIHHHVREDAILLFGFATREEQQLFRKLIDVSGIGPRVALGILGGGTPAHVVTAIYQENITFLTKLPGIGKKTAQRMILDLKDKLDGIGSLGMATGLFAEPVVEEGEGSYWGEAREALKALGYTDTELDKVWSRMKKDAKPDESADILMKRALQLLFAG